A genomic stretch from Salarias fasciatus chromosome 10, fSalaFa1.1, whole genome shotgun sequence includes:
- the LOC115396023 gene encoding LIM domain kinase 1-like, with product MSRRDQRFRRGMKGRCCECGCILSHWYYEREGQLYCKKHYWSRYGEHCHGCKEAITTGLIMVAGEQKYHPECFSCMNCEMVIGDGDTYTLVERSKLYCGHCFSQDAASAVRPSSPLTKSPHMVALVSFPPLPVGRQGLTLTTDLSKDKSPIVTVTELDSAVLSPDLLSSVHAGDRVLEVNGIPTRNISSDEITRMIQDTSRPLQLTIEHNPKSPHSQSSPDNISCQESCVHDKLSSTHKLPSLEEEPSPQEETDGQNRMSLSPPQHQVTTGMRSRNILRSCSIDKCPLSPGALSLISQRRDMVRSESLRVEPGDRTHRIFRPSDLIHGEVLGKGCFGQAVKVTHQETGEVMVMKELIRFDEETQKTFLKEVKVMRCLDHPNVLKFIGLFYKDKRIHFVSEYIQGGTLRETIMKMDEDFPWNIRVGYAKDIAAGMAYLHSMNVIHRDLNSYNCLVKENQSVVVADFGLARLVMERKNQNKTSSLERPAKGTLSELRKLDRRKRYTVVGNPYWMAPEMINAKSYDERVDIFSFGIMICEIIGRVSADPDYLPRTNDFGLNTAGFLQQYHPPHCPSAFLPLAVLCCELDADKRPSFSKLEEWLENLLMHLDIGLPQLSELEQLCRTFWQNHNHENLTHNRDESPVSHEQTQCSQPQRHSPEQCSDSATNHTEHNQLPQSEHQDSDQAKHSNGKQHEHDDCDEWTGTNSQSCCRSTGTTDVCKNGSETSKQNSLTRQPKVKEQSSPTLRVKNLSLSRSNKPKNISRAMWNGSVEDASIH from the exons ATGTCACGGCGGGATCAGAGGTTTCGCAGAGGAATGAAAGGACG GTGTTGTGAATGTGGCTGCATCCTGTCTCACTGGTACTACGAGCGAGAGGGACAGCTCTACTGTAAGAAGCACTATTGGTCGCGGTATGGAGAGCACTGCCACGGCTGCAAGGAGGCCATCACAACGGGACTCATCATG GTTGCCGGGGAGCAAAAGTACCACCCTGAGTGTTTCAGTTGCATGAACTGTGAAATGGTGATTGGAGACGGAGACACATACACACTGGTAGAACGTTCCAAACTGTACTG TGGCCACTGTTTCTCTCAGGATGCTGCATCGGCGGTGAGGCCGAGCTCTCCTCTCACCAAGAGCCCCCATATGGTGGCGCTGGTGTCCTTCCCTCCACTCCCAGTTGGCCGGCAAGGTCTGACTTTGACCACTGACCTTAGCAAAGACAAAAGCCCCATCGTCACAGTGACAGA GTTAGACTCGGCTGTGCTCAGCCCCGACTTGCTGTCTTCTGTCCATGCTGGAGACAGAGTGCTGGAGGTCAACGGGATCCCAACCAGAAATATCTCTTCAGATGAG ATAACTCGTATGATCCAGGATACAAGCAGACCCCTGCAACTGACCATCGAACACAACCCGAAATCTCCTCACTCCCAAAGTTCCCCGGATAACATAAGCTGTCAAGAATCTTGCGTTCATGACAAACTTTCCTCAACCCATAAACTgcccagcctggaggaggagccaaGTCCtcaggaggagacggacggGCAAAACAGGATGAGCCTTTCACCGCCCCAACATCAAGTGACCACGGGAATGAGATCGAGAAACATTTT gCGCAGCTGTAGTATAGACAAATGTCCTCTGTCGCCTGGAGCGCTGTCGCTCATATCTCAAAGGAGAGACATGGTCCGGTCGGAGTCTCTACGTGTAGAACCCGGAGATCGAACCCACCGCATCTTCAGGCCCTCAGACCTGATACATGGAGAGGTGCTGGGCAAAGGCTGCTTCGGGCAGGCGGTCAAG GTAACCCATCAGGAGACAGGGGaggtgatggtgatgaaggaGTTGATACGATTTGACGAAGAGACacagaagacatttttaaaggag GTGAAAGTGATGCGCTGTCTGGACCATCCCAACGTCCTCAAGTTCATTGGACTGTTTTATAAAGATAAGAGGATACATTTTGTCTCTGAATACATCCAGGGAGGAACTTTACGGGAGACTATCATGAAAATG GATGAAGATTTTCCCTGGAATATAAGAGTCGGTTATGCCAAAGACATTGCAGCAGGAATG GCATATCTGCACTCTATGAATGTCATCCATCGAGATCTGAACTCATACAACTGCCTGGTCAAAGAG AACCAGTCTGTGGTGGTGGCAGATTTTGGCCTGGCCAGGCTAGTGAtggagaggaagaaccagaacaaAACGTCTTCTCTGGAACGGCCTGCGAAGGGGACGCTGTCAGAGCTCCGCAAGCTCGACCGGCGGAAGCGATATACCGTGGTAGGAAACCCTTACTGGATGGCCCCCGAGATGATTAATG CAAAAAGCTACGATGAACGGGTGGACATCTTCTCCTTTGGCATCATGATCTGTGAG ATAATTGGGAGAGTGAGTGCCGACCCGGACTACCTTCCTCGGACTAATGACTTTGGGCTAAACACAGCTGGCTTCCTGCAGCAGTACCACCCTCCCCACTGCCCCTCTGCCTTCCTGCCCCTGGCTGTACTCTGCTGTGAACTGGATGCTGATAAACG TCCATCCTTTTCCAAGCTGGAGGAGTGGCTGGAGAACCTCCTGATGCACCTGGACATTGGTTTGCCTCAGCTCTCGGAGTTGGAGCAGCTCTGCAGAACTTTCTGGCAAAATCACAACCATGAAAATCTCACCCACAACCGGGACGAGTCTCCCGTTTCTCATGAACAAACCCAGTGCTCACAGCCACAAAGACACAGTCCTGAACAGTGTTCAGACAGTGCAACCAACCACACGGAACATAATCAACTTCCTCAGAGCGAACACCAAGACAGCGACCAGGCAAAGCATTCAAACGGGAAGCAACACGAGCACGACGACTGTGACGAGTGGACTGGGACAAACAGCCAATCCTGTTGTAGGTCTACGGGCACAACAGATGTGTGCAAGAATGGATCAGAAACCTCCAAACAGAACAGCCTCACCAGACAACCAAAGGTTAAAGAACAGTCCTCACCAACACTGAGGGTCAAGAACTTGTCATTAAGCCGGTCGAACAAGCCCAAAAACATTTCCAGAGCAATGTGGAATGGATCTGTAGAGGACGCTTCAATTCACTGA
- the septin4a gene encoding septin 4a, which produces MRDLPPLPQPGELHSNPGHREPEGTNGRLSSFPEVPPPSRPLPSRPAGSPAVPPRRNHVHMDAEFHPLPLRRQLASQVSLDSPLSPASRPRSPWGRFDPYDSPEDQDKEYVGFATLPNQVHRKTVKKGFTFTLMVAGESGLGKSTLINSLFLTDLYKDRKVPNAEERIGQTVDIVKHTIGIEEKGIKLRLTIIDTPGFGDAVNNTESWKHIEDYIDQQFEQYFRDESGLNRRNIQDNRVHCCLYFISPFGHGLRPLDVECMSALHEKVNIIPVLAKADSLTQAEVRRKKMKIREEIKQFGINIYQFPDCDSDEDEDYKLQEQILKDSIPFAVIGSNVQVESKGHKFRGRMYPWGAVEVENPAHSDFLLLRNMLVRTHMQDLKDVTRETHYENYRAQCIQSMTRMVVQDRKRSLREKHQEGSEADFPLPLAAVDGEKERLIFEKDEELKRMQEVLERIQEQMQHSQKGGC; this is translated from the exons ATGAGGGATCTGCCGCCGCTGCCTCAGCCCGGCGAGCTCCACTCGAACCCGGGCCACCGTGAGCCGGAGGGGACCAACGGGAGACTCAGCAGCTTCCCTGAGGTCCCTCCTCCGTCCCGTCCCCTGCCCTCGCGCCCCGCCGGCTCTCCTGCGGTCCCTCCCAGACGGAACCACGTCCACATGGACGCGGAGTTCCACCCGCTGCCCCTGAGGCGGCAGCTGGCCTCCCAGGTGTCTCTGGACTCGCCGCTCAGCCCGGCCTCGCGGCCACGCAGCCCCTGGGGACGCTTCGACCCCTACGACTCTCCAGAG GATCAGGACAAGGAGTACGTGGGTTTCGCCACGCTGCCAAACCAGGTTCACAGGAAGACGGTGAAGAAAGGCTTCACCTTCACTCTCATGGTGGCAG GAGAGTCTGGCCTCGGCAAATCCACACTCATCAACAGCTTGTTCCTCACGGACCTCTACAAGGACAGAAAAGTTCCCAACGCAGAAG AGCGGATCGGTCAGACGGTCGACATCGTCAAACACACCATCGGCATCGAGGAGAAAGGAATCAAACTGAGGCTCACCATCATCGACACGCCGGGGTTCGGAGACGCCGTCAACAACACGGAGAG ctggaAGCACATAGAGGACTACATCGACCAGCAGTTCGAGCAGTACTTCAGAGACGAGAGCGGCTTGAACCGGAGGAACATCCAGGACAACAGAGTCCACTGCTGCCTCTACTTCATCTCCCCGTTCGGTCACGG CCTCCGGCCTCTGGACGTGGAGTGCATGAGCGCTTTGCACGAAAAAGTCAACATCATCCCCGTGCTGGCCAAAGCCGACAGTCTGACGCAGGCAGAGGTCCGGCGAAAGAAGATGAAG atcAGAGAGGAAATCAAGCAGTTTGGCATAAACATCTACCAGTTTCCCGACTGCGACtccgacgaggacgaggactataagctgcaggagcagattcTCAAG GACAGCATCCCGTTTGCGGTGATCGGGAGTAACGTGCAAGTGGAGAGTAAAGGTCACAAGTTCAGAGGGCGCATGTATCCGTGGGGAGCGGTGGAAG TGGAGAACCCGGCTCACTcggacttcctgctgctgaggaacaTGCTGGTGAGGACGCACATGCAGGACCTGAAGGACGTGACGCGGGAGACGCACTACGAGAACTACAGGGCGCAGTGCATCCAGAGCATGACCCGCATGGTGGTGCAGGACAGGAAGCGCAG TTTACGGGAGAAACATCAGGAAGGCAGCGAGGCGGATTTCCCTCTGCCGCTGGCCGCCGTGGACGGCGAGAAGGAAAGACTCATCTTTGAAAAGGACGAAGAG CTGAAGCGGATGCAGGAGGTGCTGGAGCGGATTCAGGAGCAGATGCAGCACAGTCAGAAAGGCGGATGTTGA